The window TTTATTTTATGATTGGGCTATAGTCTCTTAACAGTGGAACGGCTGGTCTTTTTTATTTCATATATCATTTCGTTAAAAGCTGCTTTTCCTTCCGCTATTACCGGTAAAATAGGCCAAATATGTGGCATTTCTTTACCAAAGACTACTTTTAGATCTACTTTAGCATCCAGCATCTGTTGCATGGCGATTTTCTGATCAGGGTAGGTAATATCATTTTCTGCCATCAGCAGGATGGTAGCCGGAAAATCCGTGAAACTTCCGCGGATTGGCGAAATCCTGGGATCTGCCAATCCGAAGTGTTGCGCACACATTTTTTTAGCGCTCAAAACGCCGTTTCTGGAGAGCATCGGATCGGTTTTTTCTACTTCTCTAATTTCCGGGTTGGCCACATTTGCATCCATAACGGGTGAGATCAATACCAGTTTTGAAGGAAGGGCTATGTTTTTCTGAACCAGTCTTTGCGTAAGACCAGTCATCAGCGTGCCCCCCACAGAGTCTCCTAATAATACGATTTTGTCAGCACTGTATTGCTCAAGGGCTTTTGCGTAAACCAGGTCAATGTTATGCGAAATTTTGCCTATGTGATGCTCGGGTGCCTTTGGATAGTCAACCATCCAGAGCGTACAGCCCAGCTGCGCTACAATCCTTCTGGCGGCATCCCAGTGAAGCTGTATGGGCCCATACACAAAAGCACCGCCGTGGCAGAAGATCAGCAGCTGGTTACTGGGTACAGCGGGCTTTATTTCAGTGAGCAGGGTATCTGCTATCCTGAACTGATGTGCTTCCATCCCCCTGATCTTTGGCTGATGAACATCTTGCTTCCTTAGTTTTTTGTAATCAATCGGGTTTCTTGAAAAATCACTTTTCAACCCTTTAAGCCTGATAACTAAAAGTGTCAGATAGTAGGTGAACCCTGGCATAGGTGATGATGAGATGATGATTTGTTAAAATTAAAAAAAATGCGGCAACAGCTATCCGTAAACTACGCATGAGCTCTTTGGCAGCGCCCGGCAGGTGTAGCAGAGGAGCATCCAAACATGCACCAGGGGTTAACATGCTAATGATGCTCTTTCACGGTGTACGTACTTCCCAACGGGAGGCATAAATAACACAGTTTAGCTGTTACGCAGGTAGCCTGTGCTAAAGTAGCAGAGAGGGTTTAAACTTTGATAAAAAATTATAAGAAAGGCTTCTATTGGTGTCGGATGGGGTGCCGGAGGTACAGCGCTAATGACTGGAGGCGGGGGCAGATTTACTTATATGATGATTGTAAAAGTTGTCCCCTTGTTTTCTGTACTATCAACCAGGATTTGCCCCTGCATATTATCTACCATTCTTTTTACAATGAATAAACCAATGCCGCTTCCTTCCACATGATCATGAAAGCGCTCAAATATGGTGAATAATTTGTCCTGCTTATCAGCAGGAATTCCCATGCCGTTATCCGTAACAGAAAGCTTAGTTTTTCCATCCACAACGTTCAGCTCCACCAGTACCTCCGGAGTCCTTTCCGGCGAACGGTATTTGATTGCGTTACTTAGCAGATTATAAATAATGCTCTTAAAATTCTTCTTTGAAAAATTGATGGAAAGATCTTCTTCGCAGCTAAGCTTTATTGTTGCGTTAGATGCTTCTACCTGACGGGCTAAATCCTGTTTTACATGATCTACTATCTCACCAATGTTAATTGCTTCAGAACTTGCCTCAATACAACTTTTGTCGGCTTCCACAATAGTTGTTAGCTCTTTGAGTGTAACAGCAAAACTTTTTACAGAGGTCTTCATCATGTTAATGATTTTCCTGAGCTCATCTCTGTCAAGGTTTTCTTTGGCTACACTTGAGGAAAGAGCATTTACCAAACCTTCGATATTGGATATGGGAGACTTAAGGTCGTGGGATGCAGTATACACAAAGTTGTCAAGATCGTTATTTACACTGGTAAGGACCTTGTTTTTTTCATGCAGTTCAGTAGTAGCATAATAGCTCTGCTCCAATAAATCCTGGCTTTGTAAATGAAAGGCGAGCAGCTCTGCAAACATGGTAAATGTGCCAATCACTTTTGGATTGTTTATTTTTGCCGGTTTGGAATCTATGGCACAGAGCGTTCCGAAAAATCTGCCATCTTTCAGAATAATGGGAACAGAGATATAGCTGTTAAGCCCATATATTTTAGGGGTATGGTGACATTTGTAAGTGGGGTCTTCGGCTACATTATCGATGATGACTGGTTCGCGGCTGTCTCTTATTTCATTGCAGAGTGTGGTTTCAATTTTTAATTCACCACCTGCTTCCAAACCGAATCCTACTTCGTCGCGAACGCTGCATGCCAGCCATCTGTCCTTCGTTACCCGCGCAATGGCAGCAAACCCCATTCCTGTTGTCTGGCAGATTATATCCAGCATGGTTGGGACAATGGGAATTTGCCTGACTGCCTCCAGGTCCTTTAATAATTTGTCTTCAATCTCAATCATCTATCTGGGCAACATTAATCCGGACTAATATGAGCTGCAAATACCGGCTTGTATCTTTAACTTGTAATATAATAATAAAAGAGCGAAAAAAACACAAGTGTTATCCCTTCAAAACACGCTGGATTAGCTTTTTTGCTGTTCCCTTAGCTGCTAAACAGGAGTAGTTCTGTTTGGGTATCCGGCAGCTTAAAGGGCCTGATATACTTCATGCCTATTTTTTGCAGGAGCTTAATCGACCTTTCATTTTCGGTCAGGGTAATGGCATAAACAGCTGGAATTCCCAGTGTTGCTCTGGCATATTGAAAGGCAGCCGCTGCAACTTCAAAAGCATAGCC of the Flammeovirgaceae bacterium 311 genome contains:
- a CDS encoding esterase/lipase (COG0657 Esterase/lipase), yielding MEAHQFRIADTLLTEIKPAVPSNQLLIFCHGGAFVYGPIQLHWDAARRIVAQLGCTLWMVDYPKAPEHHIGKISHNIDLVYAKALEQYSADKIVLLGDSVGGTLMTGLTQRLVQKNIALPSKLVLISPVMDANVANPEIREVEKTDPMLSRNGVLSAKKMCAQHFGLADPRISPIRGSFTDFPATILLMAENDITYPDQKIAMQQMLDAKVDLKVVFGKEMPHIWPILPVIAEGKAAFNEMIYEIKKTSRSTVKRL
- a CDS encoding GAF sensor signal transduction histidine kinase (COG0642 Signal transduction histidine kinase), whose translation is MIEIEDKLLKDLEAVRQIPIVPTMLDIICQTTGMGFAAIARVTKDRWLACSVRDEVGFGLEAGGELKIETTLCNEIRDSREPVIIDNVAEDPTYKCHHTPKIYGLNSYISVPIILKDGRFFGTLCAIDSKPAKINNPKVIGTFTMFAELLAFHLQSQDLLEQSYYATTELHEKNKVLTSVNNDLDNFVYTASHDLKSPISNIEGLVNALSSSVAKENLDRDELRKIINMMKTSVKSFAVTLKELTTIVEADKSCIEASSEAINIGEIVDHVKQDLARQVEASNATIKLSCEEDLSINFSKKNFKSIIYNLLSNAIKYRSPERTPEVLVELNVVDGKTKLSVTDNGMGIPADKQDKLFTIFERFHDHVEGSGIGLFIVKRMVDNMQGQILVDSTENKGTTFTIII